Proteins found in one Limnobaculum xujianqingii genomic segment:
- the terL gene encoding phage terminase large subunit — protein MSKKFSIREFKKSLAEYAASLRLTIEAECVGFDPDPVAVKERRHQVNDPVTGYEYFVNQYFPHYVRHQDKSELHRHLFTRLPEIVSQLLGQSDAIAAPRGEAKSTLVSQLFVLWCIIRGIKKYPVIIMDSIDQAYPMLEAIKAEIEFNPRIAMDFPEIAGGGRVWQAGTIVTRNDIKVTVAGSNKRLRGLRHGAYRPDLVVLDDIENDEQVRNPEQRDKLDSWLKKTVMPLGAAGGKTDIVYIGTILHYDSVLARTQKNPLWNKAIFKAIIDWPLNMSLWDEWEEVLRNDGVDKALAFYHHHRRDMDDGAKVSWAARPLYDLMLIRVRDGSATFDSEYQNDPVSGDDAPFANCITFWVNRLPEWVFFGACDPSLGKAGAGRDPSALLVGGFNRTTGILDVVEASIRKRLPDRIIEDIISFQKDYRCLLWVVEAIQFQEFLRTELVKRSAAQGIPVPARAVQPHTDKLLRIESLQPHMANGLIRLHPNQKTLIDQLRHFPKADHDDGPDCLHMLWAAAVSGIGGKFQFTRVPRHDGARFGSRGGW, from the coding sequence GTGAGTAAGAAATTCTCTATCCGCGAGTTTAAAAAGAGTTTGGCCGAATATGCGGCCAGCTTGCGTTTGACTATCGAAGCGGAGTGTGTCGGTTTTGATCCTGACCCCGTCGCCGTTAAGGAACGTCGCCACCAGGTGAATGACCCGGTGACCGGTTATGAGTATTTCGTTAATCAGTACTTTCCGCATTATGTCCGCCATCAGGATAAAAGTGAGTTACATCGCCATCTATTTACCCGATTACCGGAAATCGTCAGCCAGTTACTCGGACAGAGTGACGCTATCGCGGCACCCCGAGGCGAGGCGAAGTCCACGCTGGTCAGTCAATTGTTTGTTCTGTGGTGCATTATCCGGGGTATCAAGAAATACCCGGTCATCATTATGGACAGTATTGACCAGGCGTATCCGATGCTCGAAGCCATCAAGGCCGAGATTGAATTTAATCCCCGTATTGCCATGGATTTTCCTGAGATTGCAGGCGGTGGCCGTGTCTGGCAAGCGGGGACTATCGTCACCCGCAATGATATTAAAGTCACTGTAGCAGGTTCAAATAAGAGATTGCGTGGTCTGCGTCATGGTGCTTATCGTCCTGACTTGGTTGTCCTGGATGATATTGAGAATGACGAGCAGGTCAGGAATCCTGAGCAGCGCGATAAGCTCGATAGCTGGCTGAAGAAAACGGTGATGCCACTGGGGGCCGCTGGCGGTAAGACGGATATCGTCTATATCGGTACCATCCTGCACTATGATTCCGTCCTTGCCCGAACACAGAAAAATCCGCTGTGGAATAAGGCGATCTTTAAGGCGATCATTGACTGGCCACTGAATATGTCACTTTGGGATGAGTGGGAAGAAGTGTTACGTAATGACGGTGTTGATAAAGCCTTGGCCTTCTATCACCATCACCGTCGTGATATGGATGATGGCGCAAAGGTCAGTTGGGCCGCGAGACCTCTCTATGATCTGATGTTGATCCGCGTTCGGGATGGCAGCGCAACATTTGACAGTGAATATCAGAATGACCCGGTAAGCGGTGACGATGCCCCGTTCGCCAACTGTATTACGTTTTGGGTTAACCGATTACCCGAGTGGGTATTCTTCGGGGCCTGTGACCCCAGTCTGGGTAAAGCCGGCGCGGGTCGTGACCCGTCAGCGCTCCTGGTCGGGGGATTCAACCGCACCACCGGCATACTGGATGTGGTGGAGGCTTCCATTCGTAAGCGTCTGCCCGACCGTATTATTGAAGATATCATCAGCTTTCAAAAGGATTACCGCTGCCTGTTATGGGTTGTGGAAGCTATCCAGTTTCAGGAGTTCCTACGGACTGAGTTAGTGAAACGTTCGGCGGCTCAGGGTATTCCGGTGCCGGCGCGGGCCGTTCAACCCCACACCGATAAGCTGTTGCGAATTGAATCCCTGCAACCTCACATGGCGAATGGATTGATCCGTCTGCATCCTAACCAGAAAACCCTGATAGACCAACTTCGGCACTTCCCCAAAGCTGACCACGATGATGGCCCCGACTGCCTGCATATGCTGTGGGCCGCTGCCGTCTCTGGCATTGGCGGAAAATTTCAATTTACGCGTGTACCTCGACATGACGGTGCTCGCTTTGGCTCCCGAGGGGGATGGTAA
- a CDS encoding DUF3164 family protein, with protein sequence MMTKPIENTTLPGYWKDARGILTPENLIKPIDKERDQLVRAIVEQARAVSDQLTTFKQGAFADIQAFKELSAEEYGANVGGKKGNISLFTYDGKYRVQVAIQERITFDERLQAAKALIDECVTEWIEGSRPEIHAIVSQAFDTDKEGNINTGRVLALRRYEIADERWQRAMNAIGEAVQVVGSKSYIRVYERLGDSDDYSAIPLDVSGA encoded by the coding sequence ATGATGACAAAACCCATTGAAAACACCACGCTCCCAGGCTACTGGAAAGATGCTCGCGGCATCCTAACGCCAGAGAACTTGATTAAGCCGATCGACAAAGAACGTGACCAACTCGTCAGGGCTATCGTCGAGCAGGCCCGTGCGGTGAGCGACCAGTTAACCACCTTTAAACAAGGTGCCTTTGCGGATATTCAGGCGTTTAAAGAACTGTCTGCCGAGGAATATGGCGCCAATGTCGGCGGTAAAAAAGGGAATATCTCTCTGTTCACTTACGATGGTAAGTATCGGGTTCAGGTTGCGATTCAAGAACGTATTACGTTTGATGAGCGCTTACAGGCAGCTAAGGCGCTGATTGATGAGTGCGTCACTGAATGGATTGAAGGGAGCCGCCCTGAAATTCACGCCATCGTATCTCAGGCGTTTGATACGGATAAAGAAGGCAATATCAATACCGGCCGCGTCCTTGCCCTACGCCGCTATGAGATTGCTGATGAGCGCTGGCAGCGAGCTATGAACGCTATTGGCGAGGCGGTTCAGGTGGTGGGGAGTAAGTCCTATATTCGCGTTTACGAGCGTCTGGGTGATTCCGATGACTATAGCGCTATCCCACTTGATGTATCGGGGGCTTAA
- a CDS encoding DUF1804 family protein, with the protein MAHPQETRDQIRKAYVFNGLSMEIAAAQAGVSFVTARRWKKESADKGDDWDKQRSAHMMAGGGLEDVSRALLFALVIQFKTLMDEVNNTEGVKLETRVDMLASLTDAYNKSISASKRILPETSQLAIALEVVQSMGTFIAEKYPQHLPVFAEVLEPFGDVIEKSYG; encoded by the coding sequence ATGGCCCACCCTCAGGAAACGCGCGACCAAATCCGTAAGGCCTATGTATTTAACGGCTTGTCGATGGAGATTGCGGCTGCTCAGGCGGGCGTCTCCTTTGTGACCGCCCGACGCTGGAAAAAGGAATCGGCGGATAAGGGGGACGACTGGGATAAGCAGCGTTCGGCGCACATGATGGCGGGCGGCGGATTGGAAGACGTGAGTCGGGCGTTATTGTTTGCCCTGGTCATTCAGTTCAAGACCCTGATGGATGAAGTGAATAATACGGAAGGCGTCAAGCTGGAGACTCGGGTGGATATGCTGGCCAGCCTCACGGATGCCTACAATAAATCCATCTCCGCCAGTAAGCGCATATTGCCAGAAACCAGTCAGTTGGCCATCGCGCTCGAAGTGGTTCAGTCAATGGGTACATTTATTGCGGAGAAGTACCCGCAACACCTTCCTGTATTCGCTGAAGTGCTTGAGCCCTTTGGTGACGTAATAGAGAAATCCTATGGATAA
- a CDS encoding gp16 family protein — MKKRLIKLIHIGKSSLCWTDEVYRDVLYRITGRASSTACNIDELEKVLSHMKTQGFIPTAKGYGRLPNVSEGKKKTLAKIKALLTSAGRSWDYAEAMSLKMFKQSVIEWLSYAELTKLMQALIIDAKRRGGS, encoded by the coding sequence ATGAAAAAAAGGCTGATTAAGCTAATCCATATCGGTAAGTCGTCGCTATGTTGGACGGATGAGGTTTACCGTGATGTGCTCTATCGGATTACTGGCCGCGCCAGTTCTACCGCCTGCAATATCGATGAGCTTGAGAAAGTATTAAGCCATATGAAAACGCAAGGCTTTATTCCTACCGCAAAGGGTTACGGCCGTCTTCCTAATGTGTCTGAAGGCAAGAAAAAGACCCTAGCCAAAATCAAGGCGTTACTGACATCTGCTGGGCGTAGCTGGGATTATGCGGAGGCCATGAGTCTGAAAATGTTTAAGCAGTCAGTGATTGAATGGCTGTCTTATGCGGAGCTGACTAAGCTGATGCAGGCGCTCATTATTGACGCTAAACGTCGAGGTGGTTCATGA
- a CDS encoding AAA family ATPase, which translates to MSLVKNELIELMNLKGLSQSRVGQAINKSTATISLYLANKYNGDTPSLEADIQSFIERSRERDRSHNIKVPFIMTSTAKRGLELIKIAHESHEINVLYGEAGLGKTMILKRYADENRTSVLLIEVDPGYTAKVLLTELCKQLNLPTMGSLHELMEACIAKLKGSDLLLIIDEAELLSLRPLEVLRRIHDLSGVGLVLSGMPRLIMNLKGKRGELVQLYSRVAFALNLGQSLPQADVRAISSGVIDGLDDETCEAFYSLSHGNARRLSKLIQGTVRMCHISDAPISAAAVRKFSQMLIN; encoded by the coding sequence ATGTCCTTAGTTAAGAATGAGTTAATCGAGCTGATGAACCTTAAAGGGTTGAGTCAGTCTCGTGTTGGCCAGGCAATCAATAAAAGCACCGCGACCATCAGCCTGTATTTAGCCAATAAATACAACGGTGATACGCCATCGCTGGAAGCGGACATTCAGTCGTTCATTGAACGCAGTCGCGAGCGTGACCGGTCACACAATATCAAAGTGCCGTTTATCATGACTTCTACCGCCAAGCGCGGGCTGGAATTGATAAAAATCGCACATGAGAGCCACGAGATCAACGTCCTGTACGGTGAGGCGGGTTTGGGCAAGACCATGATTTTGAAACGGTATGCAGATGAAAACAGAACCTCTGTCCTTCTGATTGAAGTTGACCCCGGTTATACCGCCAAAGTCTTGCTGACGGAGTTATGCAAGCAGTTAAACCTGCCAACAATGGGCAGTCTGCATGAGCTCATGGAAGCCTGTATCGCTAAGTTGAAAGGCTCTGACCTGCTGCTGATTATTGATGAGGCTGAGTTGCTGTCTCTGCGCCCGTTAGAGGTGCTACGCCGTATCCATGACCTGTCCGGTGTCGGTTTAGTGCTGTCCGGTATGCCTCGGCTCATTATGAATTTGAAGGGCAAGCGTGGTGAGCTCGTGCAGCTTTATAGTCGTGTTGCCTTTGCTCTGAACCTTGGCCAGTCCTTACCGCAGGCTGATGTCAGGGCTATCTCATCCGGGGTGATTGATGGCCTTGATGATGAGACCTGTGAGGCGTTTTATTCATTGTCCCATGGTAACGCCCGCCGCCTGTCCAAGTTAATCCAGGGCACCGTTCGTATGTGCCATATCAGTGATGCGCCGATTTCAGCCGCGGCCGTCAGGAAGTTCTCTCAGATGCTGATTAATTAA
- a CDS encoding ANR family transcriptional regulator, translated as MANRGYSVLSKKAVECEKTSDYSDASIFWHRAAMVANRDENIEWAAKRRDTCASLDRNGWGHHADN; from the coding sequence ATGGCCAATCGTGGATATTCTGTTTTATCTAAAAAAGCCGTGGAATGTGAGAAGACCAGCGATTATTCCGACGCCTCGATTTTTTGGCATCGGGCCGCGATGGTCGCTAACCGCGATGAAAATATTGAATGGGCCGCTAAGCGCCGTGATACCTGCGCATCACTTGACCGAAATGGATGGGGACATCATGCCGACAACTAA
- a CDS encoding DUF935 domain-containing protein, which yields MTASKIVDANGRPFTKKELKKSQTAEVSSLKRTFAEHPSKGLSIQKLPRILEAAEQGDLSAQASLFNDMQERDGHIFAEMQKRKNALLKLDWSIEPPKNSTAEEKALAAKVAQWFEALPDFEDIILNALDAIGHGFSAQEIEWEFYQNEWLPKAIIPRPQSWFRTTPGQKDTLLLNDGSLEGAPLWPFGWLVHQHNAKSGFIAESGLVRVLAWPYLFKNFALRDLAEFLEIYGLPARVGTYLQGATQEEKDTLLEALVMLGHDAAGIIPEGTTIDFQSAAEGQANNYQVMIDWCERTVSKVILGATLTSQADGKSSTNALGNVHNEVRHDLTVADARQLEGLFRQLIQMLCQLNGYQDFNSRRLPRLVFDVREIADLTTFAEGIAKLVEAGMETIPVSWVHKKLAIPEPKSNEPVLKRIAPLTPALLSQSPYRSFAALSHTQDGLIDPAQVALDNAPDIPDVINQAISKLLSPVIAALQQGQSPDEALDIIAASYPALDDGELIQILTQAQFVADIWGRLNASE from the coding sequence ATGACTGCCTCTAAAATAGTGGACGCCAATGGCCGTCCATTCACGAAAAAAGAATTAAAGAAATCACAGACTGCTGAGGTCAGCAGCCTAAAGCGTACCTTTGCTGAGCACCCGTCAAAGGGATTGTCGATCCAAAAGCTCCCCCGCATTCTGGAAGCGGCCGAGCAAGGGGATTTATCCGCGCAAGCCAGCCTTTTTAACGATATGCAAGAGCGTGATGGCCATATCTTTGCCGAAATGCAAAAGCGCAAGAATGCCCTGCTCAAGCTCGACTGGAGCATTGAGCCGCCAAAAAATTCAACGGCAGAAGAAAAGGCGCTGGCGGCTAAAGTGGCCCAGTGGTTTGAGGCACTGCCGGATTTTGAGGATATTATCCTTAATGCGCTGGATGCGATTGGCCACGGTTTCTCCGCTCAGGAGATCGAGTGGGAGTTCTACCAGAACGAATGGCTGCCTAAGGCGATCATCCCTCGACCTCAGTCTTGGTTTCGTACGACGCCAGGGCAAAAAGATACGTTGTTACTCAATGATGGTTCCCTTGAGGGTGCGCCGCTCTGGCCATTCGGTTGGTTGGTTCATCAGCATAATGCGAAGTCAGGGTTTATTGCTGAGTCTGGGCTGGTTCGCGTGTTAGCCTGGCCGTACCTGTTCAAGAACTTTGCCTTGCGTGACCTGGCTGAGTTTCTGGAGATCTACGGATTACCTGCCCGAGTCGGCACCTATCTTCAGGGCGCGACGCAAGAAGAGAAAGACACCTTACTTGAGGCGTTAGTGATGCTGGGCCATGATGCGGCCGGCATCATTCCGGAAGGAACAACCATCGACTTTCAGTCAGCGGCCGAAGGTCAGGCCAACAATTATCAGGTGATGATTGATTGGTGTGAGCGAACCGTGTCGAAGGTCATTCTTGGGGCGACGCTCACCTCCCAGGCGGACGGAAAAAGCAGCACGAACGCGCTGGGCAATGTGCATAACGAAGTCCGGCACGACCTGACCGTTGCGGACGCCCGCCAACTAGAGGGTTTATTCCGCCAGCTTATCCAGATGCTGTGTCAGCTCAATGGCTATCAGGATTTTAACTCGCGCCGGCTGCCTCGATTGGTCTTTGATGTCCGTGAGATTGCCGACCTGACTACGTTTGCGGAAGGGATTGCGAAGTTAGTTGAAGCGGGTATGGAAACTATCCCTGTTTCTTGGGTGCATAAGAAGCTGGCTATTCCGGAGCCGAAGAGTAATGAGCCCGTTCTCAAACGGATCGCGCCGTTAACGCCGGCGCTACTGTCACAGTCACCTTACCGGTCGTTCGCCGCCCTCAGTCACACTCAGGATGGGCTTATCGACCCCGCTCAGGTCGCCTTAGATAATGCGCCCGATATTCCAGACGTGATTAATCAAGCCATATCCAAGCTGTTATCGCCGGTGATTGCTGCGTTACAGCAAGGCCAGTCCCCCGATGAGGCGTTGGATATTATCGCCGCCAGTTACCCTGCGCTGGATGATGGCGAGCTTATCCAGATTTTAACCCAAGCGCAGTTCGTCGCTGATATCTGGGGCCGGCTCAATGCCAGCGAATAA
- a CDS encoding phage protease: MKLKIATLSFELSHTGNRIQLLPAGHFRATDGRPFECDGWFIDADIAASVIARAAGKTNDLAIDYEHQTLKSAKNGQPAPASGWFKQMEWDDETGLFATDVRWTENAATMIAAKEYRYISAVFLYDKNGRVIEVLHAALTNTPALDGMDEVMLAAASYLVSLSTTHTENSQMEDFLQNLRWMLNLPITSTAEEVIAELQKVIDRLSGGVGTAAASVNLLQILTDNDQQIATLSASVASLSAFNTNNMVPLEQLIALQHQVAALTAERQAEKLDETIMAALSDGRLMPAQKDWASQLGKTNPALLTTYLESAQPIAALGRTQTLGNEPPLPEDKTHGLDAETLAVCSIMGTDPSEVAANLKEEN; the protein is encoded by the coding sequence ATGAAACTAAAAATCGCCACGCTCTCATTTGAACTCTCTCATACCGGCAATCGAATCCAGTTGCTTCCGGCCGGTCACTTTCGCGCTACTGACGGTCGCCCTTTTGAGTGTGATGGTTGGTTTATTGATGCGGATATTGCCGCATCCGTTATCGCCAGAGCAGCAGGAAAAACCAATGATCTGGCTATCGACTACGAACACCAGACATTAAAGTCCGCTAAAAATGGTCAACCCGCACCGGCCTCTGGCTGGTTTAAGCAGATGGAGTGGGATGACGAAACAGGTCTGTTTGCCACCGACGTCCGGTGGACAGAGAACGCAGCGACGATGATTGCTGCAAAGGAATACCGCTACATTTCAGCCGTATTTCTGTATGACAAAAACGGGCGTGTGATTGAAGTTTTACACGCTGCCCTCACCAACACCCCAGCCCTAGACGGTATGGATGAGGTCATGCTTGCGGCCGCTTCTTATCTCGTCTCGTTATCCACCACCCACACAGAGAACTCTCAGATGGAAGACTTTCTTCAAAATCTCCGCTGGATGCTAAACCTGCCCATTACCTCAACGGCAGAAGAAGTGATAGCCGAGTTGCAAAAAGTGATCGACCGCCTTTCTGGCGGCGTAGGGACTGCCGCTGCCAGTGTCAATTTATTGCAGATACTGACCGACAACGACCAACAAATTGCCACTTTATCGGCATCAGTTGCGTCATTAAGTGCCTTCAACACCAACAACATGGTGCCGTTGGAGCAGCTTATTGCGCTGCAACACCAGGTCGCCGCACTCACGGCTGAGCGTCAGGCTGAAAAGCTGGACGAAACCATTATGGCTGCGTTGTCTGATGGCCGTTTAATGCCCGCGCAGAAAGATTGGGCGAGCCAGTTGGGTAAGACCAACCCGGCTTTATTGACCACGTATCTTGAGTCAGCCCAACCGATTGCGGCACTGGGCCGTACTCAGACCCTCGGGAATGAACCCCCCTTACCGGAAGACAAAACCCACGGCCTGGATGCCGAGACCTTAGCAGTCTGTTCCATCATGGGTACAGACCCGAGTGAAGTTGCCGCCAATC
- a CDS encoding phage head morphogenesis protein has product MPANNSVDLRHAIGLPPDEAIAYFESKGYTFGFNWHDVEASAHANAFTVAGVLKQDVLEDIRKALSVSLKDGGTLADFQKNLIPTLEQKGWMGKGLVADADGVLQGKQLTPRRLETIFQTNMQAAYNAGRYQEQRANAESRPYLERVAIADSRTRPAHLALNGFIAHIDDPIWATLYPPDGYRCRCRVRARSARDVERHDLTVHTSEGRLVEVEQAWGNGETRTVTAFKNPINGQLYTPDAGFGHNPGQGYLSSLGQHLLDRSAVASTSLASQAVQQTLSHTPVLNALSKDINTFVNNVLLNQQVRGAQRHVGALPPEVINRLSESGIAPQSAVITLTDNHLLKSLPNTAGSLLPKTFLQQLPEHLYHPTAILRDIQKDNPALVYVLKSEEQVIAMTMDVPVAGTGGKMKTNQVTGARVLTPDDNLGDTSRYQLLWGRLDD; this is encoded by the coding sequence ATGCCAGCGAATAACTCGGTTGATCTGCGCCATGCGATTGGCTTGCCACCTGATGAAGCTATCGCTTATTTTGAGTCTAAGGGATATACCTTTGGGTTTAACTGGCATGACGTTGAGGCCAGCGCCCATGCTAACGCCTTTACGGTGGCTGGCGTACTCAAGCAAGATGTGCTGGAAGATATCCGCAAAGCGCTATCGGTGAGCCTCAAGGATGGCGGCACACTGGCGGATTTTCAAAAGAACCTGATACCTACGCTGGAGCAAAAAGGCTGGATGGGTAAAGGGTTGGTCGCTGATGCGGATGGGGTGTTACAGGGAAAACAGCTAACGCCTCGACGTCTGGAGACCATTTTTCAAACCAATATGCAGGCGGCTTATAATGCCGGGCGCTATCAGGAACAGCGGGCTAATGCCGAAAGTCGCCCCTACCTTGAACGTGTTGCGATTGCTGACAGCCGTACCCGTCCAGCTCATCTGGCATTAAATGGGTTTATCGCCCATATTGATGATCCTATCTGGGCCACCCTCTATCCACCCGATGGTTATCGTTGCCGTTGCCGGGTTCGTGCGCGTTCAGCGCGAGACGTTGAACGACACGATTTGACCGTTCACACCAGTGAGGGGCGACTGGTCGAGGTTGAGCAAGCCTGGGGCAATGGTGAGACTCGTACGGTCACAGCCTTTAAGAATCCGATTAATGGGCAATTGTATACACCGGATGCGGGGTTTGGTCACAATCCGGGACAAGGTTACCTGTCATCGTTGGGTCAGCATCTGCTAGACCGTTCCGCGGTGGCGTCTACATCACTGGCCTCACAGGCGGTACAGCAAACGCTCAGCCATACACCGGTGTTAAATGCACTATCAAAAGACATTAATACCTTTGTGAATAATGTGTTATTGAATCAGCAAGTTCGGGGCGCGCAGCGTCACGTTGGCGCATTACCGCCTGAGGTCATTAATCGATTGTCTGAGTCCGGCATAGCCCCACAGTCTGCCGTTATCACGTTGACGGATAACCATCTATTAAAGAGCTTGCCTAACACCGCCGGTAGTCTATTACCGAAGACGTTCTTGCAGCAGCTCCCGGAGCACCTTTACCACCCGACGGCTATTCTTCGTGATATCCAGAAAGATAATCCCGCCCTGGTCTACGTACTGAAGTCCGAAGAGCAGGTTATCGCGATGACGATGGATGTTCCCGTTGCAGGAACTGGGGGCAAAATGAAGACTAACCAAGTGACGGGTGCCCGCGTCCTTACCCCAGATGATAACCTGGGCGATACCTCGCGTTATCAGCTTTTGTGGGGAAGACTGGATGATTGA
- a CDS encoding N-acetylmuramoyl-L-alanine amidase — MASIKRIVIHCAASKNGRRLAARNETAAQVINRWHKDRGFQRSSPFVNTFNNELRHIGYHFVIDTNGVVETGRAQGETGAHVKGYNTGSIGICMVGTDQFTAEQWDSLASLVTSLRDKYPNADICGHRDLSPDLNGDGKITANEWTKICPGFEVTGWLALGMSPLESWVYEAAE; from the coding sequence ATGGCTTCTATCAAACGTATTGTCATTCACTGCGCCGCCTCTAAGAACGGCCGCAGACTCGCAGCCCGCAATGAAACCGCCGCTCAGGTGATTAACCGTTGGCACAAAGACCGGGGCTTTCAGCGCTCCAGTCCTTTCGTCAATACCTTCAATAATGAATTGCGCCATATCGGTTACCACTTTGTCATTGATACCAATGGTGTCGTTGAGACTGGGCGTGCTCAGGGTGAAACTGGTGCGCACGTCAAAGGGTATAACACAGGTTCTATCGGGATCTGCATGGTGGGTACTGACCAGTTTACCGCCGAACAATGGGATTCATTAGCGTCGCTGGTGACGTCTTTGCGGGACAAATACCCCAATGCTGATATCTGCGGCCACCGTGATCTATCACCCGACCTGAACGGTGACGGTAAAATTACCGCTAATGAATGGACGAAGATTTGTCCGGGCTTTGAGGTCACCGGCTGGTTAGCGTTAGGGATGTCACCGCTTGAAAGTTGGGTTTATGAGGCGGCAGAATGA
- a CDS encoding phage virion morphogenesis protein: protein MIDIKIDSAELENQLTALVDKIQHREPLMRDIAGIMADAVEENFAQEGRPKWLGIKRDGKVLQDKGRLAASNTAFSDNDNAVVGTNSKYAAIHHFGGVIKKKARTQSLYFKQNKDGSVGRRFVRKSKSNFSQTANIGAHQVTMPARPFLTLSNDDINEIEHAVSEYLVKIIK, encoded by the coding sequence ATGATTGATATCAAAATCGACAGTGCGGAATTAGAAAATCAATTGACTGCCCTGGTGGATAAAATCCAGCACAGGGAACCGCTGATGCGTGATATTGCCGGTATTATGGCGGATGCGGTTGAAGAGAACTTTGCTCAGGAAGGCCGGCCTAAATGGTTAGGGATAAAGCGAGATGGCAAGGTGTTGCAGGACAAAGGCCGATTAGCTGCCAGTAACACAGCCTTCAGTGATAATGATAATGCTGTTGTGGGCACCAACAGTAAATATGCTGCTATCCACCACTTCGGTGGCGTCATTAAAAAGAAGGCACGCACTCAGTCATTGTATTTTAAACAGAATAAAGATGGGTCAGTCGGTCGCCGGTTTGTCCGCAAATCTAAATCCAACTTTTCCCAAACAGCGAATATCGGTGCGCATCAGGTGACGATGCCCGCTCGTCCATTCCTGACATTAAGCAATGATGATATCAATGAGATCGAACATGCAGTAAGTGAGTATTTGGTTAAAATAATCAAATAA
- a CDS encoding HD family hydrolase: protein MTYLCTVSGRQVDYLNPTADSIIISDIAQALAHTCRYSGHVHTFYSVAQHSVFVSHIVPEEFALEALLHDAAEAYCCDIPSPLKHLLPDYKRIENRFDWVIREKFGLPPLPSPIVKRADLIALATEKRDMFIDPHRTWPVLNEIEPSTRQIVPHNSHFAEVLFMARFRELCKEPMERTDLSALKMHVACSGDDGFSDMLSDNFTQLILSAIAEIKDYRYSGQQREEL from the coding sequence ATGACATATCTTTGCACCGTTTCAGGCCGTCAAGTGGACTACCTGAACCCAACAGCTGACAGCATTATCATTTCTGATATTGCTCAGGCTCTGGCTCATACATGCCGTTATTCCGGGCATGTGCATACATTTTATAGCGTTGCTCAACACTCCGTGTTTGTTAGTCATATTGTCCCGGAAGAGTTCGCCTTAGAAGCTTTATTACACGATGCCGCCGAAGCATATTGCTGTGATATTCCATCACCGTTAAAACACCTGTTACCTGACTATAAGCGTATAGAAAATCGCTTTGATTGGGTTATCCGTGAAAAATTCGGGTTACCACCGCTCCCTAGTCCTATCGTCAAACGTGCTGATTTAATTGCTCTGGCAACAGAAAAGCGGGATATGTTTATTGATCCTCATCGTACGTGGCCTGTATTGAACGAGATTGAACCATCTACCCGCCAGATTGTTCCACATAACTCTCATTTCGCTGAGGTGCTATTTATGGCCCGGTTCCGTGAACTATGCAAAGAGCCAATGGAGAGGACTGATTTATCAGCGCTAAAGATGCATGTTGCTTGCTCCGGTGATGATGGTTTCAGCGATATGTTAAGCGATAATTTCACCCAACTTATTTTGTCAGCAATAGCAGAAATCAAAGATTATCGCTATTCAGGCCAACAGAGGGAGGAACTATGA
- a CDS encoding Mor transcription activator family protein: MNFEDLKELLPESILEIAEIIGYPATLKLVEALGGVSFPFSKGISALGKTRVDMLIHAVGKDAADKLMGHFGGEDLFIPRCAVAFREARNRRFIAELNDLRSTGTSVLMALSMLCPRYGFTDRFAWDLLNKRNGAQPVKQDSLF; encoded by the coding sequence ATGAATTTTGAAGATTTAAAAGAGCTGCTCCCTGAGAGTATACTGGAGATTGCTGAAATTATTGGTTATCCTGCGACCCTGAAATTAGTAGAAGCTCTGGGCGGAGTCTCCTTTCCGTTCTCCAAAGGCATCAGTGCGCTTGGTAAGACCCGTGTTGATATGCTTATCCATGCGGTAGGTAAAGATGCTGCTGATAAGTTGATGGGACATTTTGGCGGTGAGGATTTATTCATCCCCCGTTGTGCCGTCGCTTTTCGTGAAGCGCGTAACCGGCGGTTTATTGCTGAACTGAATGACTTACGTAGTACTGGAACGTCAGTATTGATGGCCTTGTCCATGCTTTGTCCGCGCTATGGTTTTACAGACCGCTTTGCTTGGGATCTACTGAATAAACGCAATGGCGCTCAACCTGTTAAACAAGATTCATTATTTTAA